ATCGTCATTGACATAGCAACTAAGTAGCGTGTGGGGCGCCCGCGGCCTGCCTTACGCCTGCCGGCGCCCCATGCCTGCCGGCGCCCTCCAATACGACTTCCGACGCCCCGCAGCTGTGCTGGTTTCCCAATGCCACAGTCTGAAACGTGCACTGAGGAAGCCGATGCGCACCTGTGCGTGGACCCCTGACAAATTTCAGCACCCAGCATGCGCACTTCGGGAAATTCGTCGGAACACGCTGCTAAGCAGCTACCCGTCGAGCCACGCAAATCCCAAGGTCGCCGAACACAACACCCTCAAACCCCAAGGTCGCCGAACACAACATGGGTCGCCGCTGTTCCAGCGAATTGTCGGCGACCTATGCCGACATCGGCGACCTTGCTGGGCCCCCACGCAGACATCGGCGACCTTGCCGGGCCCTCCCCGCGAGATCGCTTAACTTCGCCACATTACTCTGTTATTTTACCCTCGGCTGGCTGAGTTAAGCGATCTCGCGGAATGGGGTCGAACGGGGTGGGATGGGGTCGAACGGGGTAAAACGGGGCTGGTGCTACGCCCGGTCGAACGACGGCCGGGCCGCCAAAATATCCTGCCTACGACTCGCCCTCGCCAAAGAGCGCCTCCACTTCGACAGCGAAGTCAGCTCATCCTTCGACGGCCCGCCCTCAAGCTTTTGGTCCCACGGCTCCCGAGGACCAGTTTCTCCACGAAGCGCCTCGCTCCCCTCACCAAGGGCGCGCTGCAGGCGCGCGGTGAGCTCCCGAACGCCCTCGTGGTTCGAAGAATCCCCTTCAATATCCGAGTAGTCGATCGGCGGCAACACGCGGACAAACAGACCCGGCCGCCTCCGGTTGAGCGACAACCCAACATAGCGATCCATAATGTCCTGCGCGCCCCACTGCACAACCGGGACCACCGGCACCCTGGTATCCAGCGCGAGGCGTGCCAGGCCAGTCTTGCCCTTCATCGGCCAAAACCCAGGGTCCCGTGTCAGAGTCCCCTCGAAGTAGATGCCCACCACATCGCCCTTGACCAGCGCTTCATGGGCGTACTTCAGGGCGTCGCCCGCTTGGTCCGAGCCGCGCAGCACCGGGATCATCCCCCACCAACGCAGGAACGGCCCCACCACCGGCACCTTGAACAGCGAATGCTTGGCAAGGAAGCGCACTTCAAAGCCGTTGTCTCCCAGAAAGTAGCCCATTAAGACCGGGTCGAAGTTAGACATGTGGTTCGGTGCCAGGATGAAGGGACCCGTGGACGGGAGGTTCTCAAGTCCGTCCCATCGAGGTCGAGAAAGCAGGTGCACCACCGGGGTGAGGATCCTGTAGCCCA
This genomic stretch from Schaalia sp. JY-X169 harbors:
- a CDS encoding 1-acyl-sn-glycerol-3-phosphate acyltransferase encodes the protein MVKNPTQVRTHRGNLHGMYWLGYRILTPVVHLLSRPRWDGLENLPSTGPFILAPNHMSNFDPVLMGYFLGDNGFEVRFLAKHSLFKVPVVGPFLRWWGMIPVLRGSDQAGDALKYAHEALVKGDVVGIYFEGTLTRDPGFWPMKGKTGLARLALDTRVPVVPVVQWGAQDIMDRYVGLSLNRRRPGLFVRVLPPIDYSDIEGDSSNHEGVRELTARLQRALGEGSEALRGETGPREPWDQKLEGGPSKDELTSLSKWRRSLARASRRQDILAARPSFDRA